The nucleotide sequence TCACCGTAAATTGACATTTTCTTTTCTTTGACGAAGAAGAATAATGAATCCGACCCGCTTGCATAAACAACCGTATCGAGATCCGATTTTTTTTGCGATTGAAGTTTTAAAGAGTCTGTCGCAGAAGTTAAAAGAGTATCTTCAATTCCTGTTTGGAGTGAATCTACATTGATTTTTTGAAGTAAATCATCCTGCTGTGCAATTGCACGAATACAAATAACATACACAAGAATTACAGACAGAATGATTTTCATACCTGAAAGATAAAAATATGAAATGATTAAGAATAGTCTGATTATTAGAACGATCGCAATCGAAATTTATTTTCGTTTGAGGACATAAAAAAGCCAGAGCTTACAACTCCGGCTTTTGTAAAAAAGGTTAATTTACTTCAGCAAAATTAATTTCTTCGTCTCCATAAAATTTCCTGAAGTTAATGTGTAGAAATAAATTCCACTCGTCAATGCTGAGCCTGATCGCCTCGGAAGTTCTGCTGCGTTGAAAGTAACTGAATAATTTCCTGCTTCTTGATTTTCATTTACCAATGAAGCTACTTCTGTCCCGAGCATATCATAAACTTTTAGTTGAACCTGTCCGGAAGTTTTTATTGAGTATGAAATTGTTGTTGTTGGATTGAAAGGATTCGGATAATTCTGTTCGAGTAAATATTTCAGAGGAGTTGATAAATCAACTTCCATTTCTTTTGAATATTTAAAACTGCCGTCATAATCAATTTGCTTTAACCTGTATGAATATTTCCCACTCGTTAAACTTGAATCTTTATAAGAGTATTTTTGCTGTTCGGAAGTAGTTCCATGTCCTTCAACAAAACCAACCAATGACCATTGACCATTGACTGATGACCTTTCTATTTCAAATCCTTTATTATTTAACTCACTGGCAGTACTCCAGCTTAACAAAACATTATTGCCTCTGAGCAAAACCGTAAATGAAGTTAATTCTACAGGCACGATAACCGAAGGACGATATATGCTGGTAAATAATCTAAGTTGTCCGTTATTTTCTTGTTGTCTACTTATTAAAATTTCTTCTTTAGAATCACCAGTCAGATCATACATTGAAGCACCATAATAAACATTATAATTACCCACCATCTCATTTTTTTTAATGTAATAAAGTTCATAGGAATGTTGATTAGGACTCCCAGTAAACTTCAGTATCAGAAAATGCTGGTCAACGCATATTCCAAGCTCTTCAACTCCGTCCTTATCAACATCAACTGCAAAGGCATTATAAGCGTCGAATGAGAATACTCCCACAAGCCAGATTTTGGTTACAACTTTATAATTGTTATTCCCGTCAGATTCATAGCATGTATATAACGTTTTGGGAGTACTGCCATAAAAAGCATCCCCTCCGACCCAAAATTCCGGCTTGCCGTTGCCGTCAACATCCATTGTTGTAAAGTGTACATAAGCGTTATAAGTATCAAGAGTATCATTCCAAATATTCTGGTACCCTGTGCCTGGCTGGTATTCCAATACATGCACTAATCCATGAATACTACCTAGTACAATATCTGGATAACCGTTCCCGTCTATATCTTCGGTAGAAAAACCGGCCCCATAGATATCTGGTTCTGGGAAAGCATAAACGGAATCAAAACTATTAAATACAGAATTATACTCGGCAATTGCTGTATATGCATCTAATGAATAATAAAGCAGGTCAGTCAATCCATCGCTATTATAATCACCAAGCATAGGGTCATTCATTTGGTTCCATACAGTAAAACGAAAATCCTCTGTAACAGCAAATGAATTAGGGAATGGTTTTTTATAAATGACTTTTAAGTGTGGTGCCAGTAAATCGGTACTTGATGTAAATAACTGCAACTGCCCATCACCATTTATATCGTACTTACCTTCTGCTCTTGTTATCGTATCGGGATAAGTATATACAATCTTAAATATGCTGTCAGCAGGATCGAGCTCGAAGATTTTTAAAGGTAAGTTAAACCAGCTTGTTTGGTAATGCTTTTCAAAACCATACAATTCGGGCAGGTAATTCTGGTTTATATCTGCTGCTTTAATAGACAGTGGCATTTGCGCAGGAGCCACAGGTACTTCCTGCCAGAAGCTGTACATCTGGTAATAAAGCGTTGTATCAATTATTGTAAGGTCTATTATCGTGCTATCGTAATTTGGCGAGTAGTTCGGGTAATCGGTAACTAGTGATCGGTAATCGGAAATGTTTTTATATAGCACTTTGCCATTAGGGTATTCAAGTTTCAGAATATCTTTTTCAATCTCGGTTACTTTTATGTCATCTCTGTCTTTTAATTGCTGCAACCTTTCTTCTCTGCTCATTTGTGCAAGAGAAACACTACTAACTAAAAACAACAGACAAAAAACTATTTTCAAACGCATCTCTTTATTCCTTTGTTACATAATAAATAGGGAAAGAAAACACTGTTAGAGATTGCTTCTCCGTCAATTGCCGGATCGCAATGACTGATGATTTTTTTCAAGCTATGTAAAACCAGAAGGGAAGAATAAGAAATGAATGGATGGTTGATTGAATGGTAGTATGAAAACTTTGAAAGTTTCATACAGAATAATCTGGATTGGTGAAAATAAATTCACCATCTTTCTCGCTCCAGAGAGAGAGCGCTAAATATCGTGCCAGCTTTGAAGAACTTATTTCTGAAAAAAAGTTCATCGTTTTTCTACCCTGAATTAATTTCAACAGAAACTTAGATAAGGAATTTTAGAAAGTCAATAGATTTGTTAACATAAAAACAAACACGCAAGTTGTAAAAACACATAAACGAGTAAATCAGACATACAGCCATCGTATTATTTTATGAGTTGATTATTTAGGATGAAATACCAACGCAGAAGCACCTTTTATACCGGCATCATTTTTTAATTTTGCAGGATGAACTCTAACCCTTGGTCTTATAGGTGCCATTACTCTGTTTGAAATAGTTTTCCTGATTGAATCGAACAGCGGTTTGCCAAAGCCTGCAATTCCTCCTCCGATAATAAAAACACTTATATCGAGAACATTACAAAGAGAAGTGAATGCTGCACCAAGATGAAAACCAAGTTCAACGATTACAGATTTGGCAAATTTATCGCCTGACTCAGCAGCCTGCTGAATAATACGGGGTGAAACTTTACTTAAATCATTGTTAATCAACTTCCATATTTTTGATTCAGGATGTGATTTAAGCTGCAATCGAACTCTTCGCTTTAAATACTGGTTGCCTGCATAAGCTTCAATACAACCGTAGGATCCGCAATTACATTTTGGTCCTTTATAATCAATTGAGATATGACCAATTTCACCTGCAGCACCAAAATCACCGTGATAGATTTTTTTATTGATAATAATCCCGCCACCAACACCTGTTCCAAGAGTAACCATTATGAAAGATTTATAATTTTTTCCATTTCCGAATGTAAGCTCACCTATCGCAGCAGCATTAGCATCGTTGTCAACGAAGACATTTTTCTTAAACTCTTTGCTAATAATTTTTTTAAGGTTCACTTTTTTCCAGCCCGGTAAGTTTGGAGGATTTTCTACAATGCCTTTCCCCGGAATAACAACACCCGGACAACCAATTCCTATTCCATTAATTTTATATTTTGATCCATTTGTCAACTCCTCAATGGCTGAAATAATTTTACGAATAATTGTTTTTGGACCTTTATCTGCTTCAGTACGAAATGTTATTTTTTTTAAAATTTTACCAGTACTGGTAACAATTCCAATTTTTATATTTGTACCACCGATGTCAACACCAATTGCGTATTTAGTTTTCGTTTTCATTCTAATTTCAAAAATTTTTTTTGAGATTGCTTCTCTCAGCAGGGTCGGGATCGCAATTCAGATAAAAAAAATTAATTAGTAAATGATTGATCAACAATCTTTAATTCACCCGGATATTTTATATCTCCAACAGGCGAAGATACAGTTGGAGATGCAAACAGGGATAATCTGGTTGATGAACCCTGTTGACCTCCTAAAGTAAGCGCAAGATTTATAAGGTTATCAAAACCCTTGTTGCCAAAAAATTCAATCAAATCAATATTCATCGTCAATGGTATATTAGTAACTTCGCCGGTTCCCGGAACCGTAACAGGTGAACCAATGTTTCCTGATATTGTTTCGACGTTATCAATTTCTAATCGCCAGGGAAACGCTTTTAATGTTGCATCGGTTTTAGGATAACCACCTGTT is from Ignavibacteriota bacterium and encodes:
- a CDS encoding T9SS type A sorting domain-containing protein; amino-acid sequence: MRLKIVFCLLFLVSSVSLAQMSREERLQQLKDRDDIKVTEIEKDILKLEYPNGKVLYKNISDYRSLVTDYPNYSPNYDSTIIDLTIIDTTLYYQMYSFWQEVPVAPAQMPLSIKAADINQNYLPELYGFEKHYQTSWFNLPLKIFELDPADSIFKIVYTYPDTITRAEGKYDINGDGQLQLFTSSTDLLAPHLKVIYKKPFPNSFAVTEDFRFTVWNQMNDPMLGDYNSDGLTDLLYYSLDAYTAIAEYNSVFNSFDSVYAFPEPDIYGAGFSTEDIDGNGYPDIVLGSIHGLVHVLEYQPGTGYQNIWNDTLDTYNAYVHFTTMDVDGNGKPEFWVGGDAFYGSTPKTLYTCYESDGNNNYKVVTKIWLVGVFSFDAYNAFAVDVDKDGVEELGICVDQHFLILKFTGSPNQHSYELYYIKKNEMVGNYNVYYGASMYDLTGDSKEEILISRQQENNGQLRLFTSIYRPSVIVPVELTSFTVLLRGNNVLLSWSTASELNNKGFEIERSSVNGQWSLVGFVEGHGTTSEQQKYSYKDSSLTSGKYSYRLKQIDYDGSFKYSKEMEVDLSTPLKYLLEQNYPNPFNPTTTISYSIKTSGQVQLKVYDMLGTEVASLVNENQEAGNYSVTFNAAELPRRSGSALTSGIYFYTLTSGNFMETKKLILLK
- a CDS encoding ROK family protein → MKTKTKYAIGVDIGGTNIKIGIVTSTGKILKKITFRTEADKGPKTIIRKIISAIEELTNGSKYKINGIGIGCPGVVIPGKGIVENPPNLPGWKKVNLKKIISKEFKKNVFVDNDANAAAIGELTFGNGKNYKSFIMVTLGTGVGGGIIINKKIYHGDFGAAGEIGHISIDYKGPKCNCGSYGCIEAYAGNQYLKRRVRLQLKSHPESKIWKLINNDLSKVSPRIIQQAAESGDKFAKSVIVELGFHLGAAFTSLCNVLDISVFIIGGGIAGFGKPLFDSIRKTISNRVMAPIRPRVRVHPAKLKNDAGIKGASALVFHPK